tttagAAAAATGagtatgaataaaaataaatgtgcGTCCATAATAACAAATCAATGCATCTAAAGTTAAACTTTGGAATGATTATTTGTTCAATGTTGAAGATTGGTTCGATATTTATAGgatttagatataaaataatatatttaaaaaatgaatttaaacaaaaaatatatatttatttaaaatattagtcaAAATTGAGCTTTGATATTCAAAGTGATCTCCAACTTGaccataactttttttttaatattataatatattattattcatttattttgatatattgtataatttatatcatataaaaattaaaaatataatatagtgtaaatattaaaaaaaacttaatgttGTTATTGTTTAAAATATCAATAGAATATAAAAGTATCAGGTTTGACCAAAATTTAAGGttcatatttcaaatattatatatatgaatttgacccGAAATTTACCTAGATCAACTAATGGACAACTCTATTAAATTAAAATCCTATTGGTAACCATGTTTAATCTATAttctataatattaaaatattattaaccaaaatatattattaaaaattaaataaaatgtttttactaaaaataaaaattataaaaataaattataattatttctaaaaataaaaattataaaaatttattctaCCACCAAACTTAAATCCgaatactttttttttactatataacTAAAGCCCAAGAAGCCCACCTATCCGGTGGATTAAGCATCTAACCCAACTGTTCAAGTTATAAAggaattttttctcaaaaaaattataaagaatttgtatttaaaatttttacgctatatatatttttagcaatctgaaattaataaaattaaaaatattacttagactaataaattttttaatttaaaattaattatttaattaaataaattgttgaaaaaaaaaatcctacATAAGCGCTAGCTAATGAGAAAGCAACGACCAGATTAAAATTCATATCATAGTAATAAGATGTTCCCTGTTGATTAGCTGCGGAGGTAGGAGACTTGTGAGAAATGGGAGGATTTTGAAAGATTTAAGGGGATGGAGATTGAATCGAGAGTTGGGGAGTATGGTTAATTGTGTGCCTTAGTTATGTAAGTATCTAAGGAAAACATCTCTAAATTATGtctttttttattgatgaattgTCACTGAACGTCTTACAGTAAAGTTATCTCTTATTAGAGGGAAGATATAACTTGATGGTACATGATTCCAAGATATATGAATGACCAAAAACAATAATCCTATCGGACAAAATTTGCTATTTCAACATGTAGCTATTGAACTCTAAAATGTAATTTCGAAGGAGCAAAACTACTGATCCTATGATCTGAGACCAAGAAATTAAAGTGGACATGTAAAAACTGGTCCTCAACAGCAAAATATGAGTGACACAACATCAATGAACTACAACTACTAACGTTGCAAGGATAAAAAACAAAGCTTATGACAAAAAGGAATATCATGTCATAGTTGGTGATAAGCTATGAATAAAAAGCATTGTGAAGCAGAAGCAGACATCAGATTCCCCATAGTGGCTTCCTATACACAATTTGTCATGTCAATcaaatattattcataaagtATTTCTATTTGATATatggataaaatgatataatctttaaggattcTTCAAATATATAGGAAAATTAACTATGTTTGCATAAAATAAATGTTGAAAAATTATGGATATtacatgtataataataattacaggcttcaattattaaataaaagtataagtcaaatatgtgtagatactctagtaattagTTTCTAATCGATGATAGGTTGATTAAAAATTAAGGTTAATgtacaaaagttatatattagggttataaTCTTCAAATTACACATACTCTAATATCCCATATTTAGAAAAGAGAAAGCCATCATTCTCTAAAATATTTGtgtttctaaaatatttatattaatttaaaagatcaaaaccataaaacttgAAGTCTTCAAGATATCAATGAATTCAAGTATGCtttcgcatctagttttgttaTTATTGATATGATGTGATAGATATTGGTTTAcgattttaagttttatattaaaattttataattctaaCAAGTGATATCCGAGTTTCGTCATgttgaattattgaaaataaattaaattttatttttttgaatgaatCGTTTTTAGGTTTTATGGTTTTTATGATATGATTTGGATATTGTAAGGAAGGATTTCCATCTTTTCCCGTAAAATTTTGGCATTAAATGTTTAGGTATTAAACTCTACTGTTGGATTGAATGTATGGTCTGTGGAACAATGGATGATTATATTATCCATGAATTGGATGTTATTGAATCCACATGATTTTAAGTTTTGTGAGAATTTTGTTaagatttttgataattttttatgaacttaattatgatttttttaattaaattaaatattaattaaataataattaagatatttaaaattctaattaagtaataattctattttactttaataaaagtaacaacgtcaaattttattaactaataatagtaaaatataattataattatcataagtttttatctttttcctatattttatgcTTGGGGTTCTATTTAAATAacaattctattttaaaattagcacaatatttttaataataattgtcTCACaaattctattaaattataattatttttaaatttataaagagtatttatatataaaaatatattttatatataaaaaatatatttatttaattaaaaattttgatttcttattattttaaattcattcaattatattccataattttattaattaataatatattatattattttttaagtagagCCTTTATAATATAtgaccaaattaattaatttcatattaatatattatcattttaattaatattacttattattattctaatgtaatttagtaatataattaacaataaaagatatttttgtcagtttcaaagtttttttaaaactcgtgcttttatatattttttagatagatatttttatgatttttattggaGATATGAAAGATTAAATCACAGACTGTCACATTTCGTTGTTTGATTGGTCTATCGATTGATTTTAATGATTAATACAAtcaaatgtgaaaattattaacataagagcttaattaattttttaggttAATGATAAGGGCTCGATTGGGTTCAAATTAAATCAATGGACTTAATAACTTTTTTTGGTTTTTACTTAAGGGCCTACTATAAGCTTTTATTTTATTAGGAATATGAAAGTTGTCTTAAATTTTTACcaatattatgttattattgaGTTTATTAATAGTTGATAGTaaatttgtaagtttttttttaaagtaaatattatgttattactTTTATTATCAGTAGTTGAATATGCTATATGTATTCTATAAGGAAATTGtattattgtttttgtttgtAATTGTAGTAAGTTAGTGTTGATTTTGTTGAGTTATTTGTTATTAAGAATTGTTGAAATTGTTAGTATTGTTTGTAATGTTCGAAATTTAATATTTGGTAGGCTCAGTTGAgaatatgataaattaatttatgGTCCAAATTAATTTGAATGGATATATTATTTCAATTGAAGATGGTGTCTTCTTTCAACCAGAAACTCCTTTTGATATGACTTTTAAGAATGATGCTACCTTAAAGAATATGAAAAGAGAGATTCTTAAAAAAATCTAGGTTGGAGGCATTAAGTGGATATTCAATTAGAAATATAAATATGTCAAGTTTAGTAGAAAAGATTGTAAGTATTACACAGTAAATCTTAAtgacaataaaaatattaagacgATGCTAAATGATCAATCGCAAATATAATCTTAAATTTTTCGGATTCCATAATAGCACACTGAAATTACATTGGGctcttcctcctcctcttcttcttcttcacggtatgtaaagaaacaaaataggctTAGGGTTTAAATAGAGaacaaaataaattgtttttttttatcttttcggttcataattatttttaacttttacattagaaaatttaaaattttccaaaatgtaTATCATGATACTTCACGTGGAAACCATGTGACAAACTAACATGTCACGTAGGAAACTCATTACCTTAGTAATAAAAGATAATGAGTGGGCGATCGTTGTTTGACAACCTGATACTGTAAGtgataattttaaaagtttggtgactaaaacataattttaactAAAGTTAAGgaataatttgtataatttacccTTTCAATTAATACATACAATTAATCTTGTTTAAGGGATAAATTACCTGTCCAAATTCGAAAGCTTACATGTAATATGGGAGAACTTGAGcaaaaatattaagtttgaaaAACGAgcttagttaaaaaaattaattcatttaaaatatgagttaaaTTTAGACTTAAACATTTAAAGTTCAAATCCGATTTAATCCAAACTGTTTTTTGattttgtaatataaaaaataaatatataatattaaaatatagattAAACTGACCTGGCACAATCGATCACACCCCACAACTAAGAAAACTAGTGTTATTTATTTAGTAGTTGGTGCATAAAATCGATTAGGATAGAGCATTGTAAGCTACGCAAACATgacataaatgataaaaaaacctCATCCAAAAAAAGTTGAGTAGGGTAAGCTAAGCTATTAAAATCGAAACAAAAGAATTCTACGTCGTTTTCCATCAAACAGTCaccaaaaatgaaaattaaaaataaaataaaataaatagagagaTCCAATAATCAGCCAAAATAGCTACGTCGCCATTTTCCAGCTCCGTCATTATCTTCCAATCTCCTTTGTTGTGCAAGTTTAAATCGACGGCGATAGAGTGTGCTAGCTAAAGAgagtagtaaaaaaaaaaagaaaagaatctcGTCGATGTTCATTTCATTTAAGGAGAAATAaatttactactattattatccAATCGATGTAAAGAATGAGAGCACCGATAATTTATTCGTTGCGGTAGCTGTTTCTTGTGTAGATGATGATCGATCGACAGTTTGCGTTTTGTTAAATGGAGATTTCTTCGAATCGATGAAGTGTTTCCGGTTTTGTTATGAATCTGAGTGTTAGATCGGCTTCTTGATGCATTGAgtttacttttttctttcttttgtttttggagTGGAATCGATataattttctttcttcctttttttggGGAAAACAATGATCAACGGCGGTTCCGAAACAGCCGTGGCTCCGGTGGGAGGATCGCAACCGCTTGACTGGAAGTTCTCTCAGGTGTTCGGAGAACGGACGGCCGGAGAGGAAATTCAGGAAGGTGTGCTATTTGGATTTATTCGATTTTGTTTCTCTTAGTGTTGATTTTGTCTCAGTGCTAAGAATTATcgaattttattgttttttaatccttatagctaataatctttttttttccgttgctatttatttttccattgtttaaATTGGTAATATATATTGTTGGATTAGTGTATAATGTTAGGATCTAGGTCTAGCTTCACGCACTGTATAGCTTCTCAAGGTGTGATGTGAAGCAATGAAGAATTTTTTGTGTTCTGGAATTAACTAATTATCGGTTGAGTTCAGTAATTAAGTTGAGATTAGATGTTATTTACTGAAAGTCTGAAGAAGGAATTCAATGAACTCTAAATTGATCTAATTACTAGGTTCCTGGTCTTGGAGGGTGGTGCACCATGTAAAAAATGTACTAAGCAAGTCCTTTGTGGTAAGAGACTGAGTTTGCCTGCGTGACTGATGGTCTTTGACTTTAGGGTGTTATTTATGGACTAACATGGAAGTAAAActagtttcatgcattaatcagATGGTCTTACTTAGGAGTCTGGCCATGCAAGTGACAGTTCGATGAGGTTTTGATCCAGTAAGAACCATAATTTCTTTGTGAACCATCTCGGGCTTGGCTGTTATTAGTTTTGCTCTTCATGATGCCTTCCTTGCATTGGCCTCAATTCTAAGCGTGATTAAATAGAATATTTTGAAGAGCTTTTCCATGATGCACTTTGCTTGATGAGTCTGCTTGTGTGAAGAAAACAGTTGCGGGCGTGATATACTTGGTACTTATATGTCCTACATGTTTTGCTTCTCTTTTCACTTCATTTACATGCCATTGTTTCTTTTTCAGTTGATATCATATCTGCAATTGAATTCAATAGAAATGGCGATCACCTTGCTACCGGTGATCGTGGGGGTCGGGTGGTTTTGTTTGAAAGGACTGACACTCAAGACGTACGTTCTCTgaccatttttctttttaatatttctgAACCTGCTTGTTTCACTTATTGTGATTCTCCAGTGTTCTGTTCTTACACTTTGTCATACCGTTTTATAATATGTAGCATGTTGGACATCGAAGAGATCTAGAGAAGATGGATTATCCAATCAATAGGCATCCTGAGTTTCGCTATAAAACAGAGTTTCAGAGCCACGAACCTGAGGTATTTTTGTTTCGTTTGTGGTAGACATAAACATAGTGATTATTGGGAGTACATGCTAAAAACTTTCTGGACTTGAATATTGAAAATGCGTACTCCCTTGGTTTAATACAGTTTGACTATCTGAAGAGCTTGGAAATTGAGgagaaaattaacaaaattaggtGGTGCCAGTCATCTAATggtgctctttttcttttgtcgaCAAATGACAAAACAATCAAGTTATGGAAGGTAGGTAAAGGCATATTTTCTATTCTGGATTTTACAGTTATGAAGTTATACACAAATTATTATTGTGATAACTCCACTATTTTTTCCCAAGGAATATCAATATCCCAAAGCAGCAACATAGCAAATCTACAAATTTAACCTTGTTATCCTGTTGGGTATTTCTAATGTCATTTCAAACTTGTAAAGGTACAAGAGAAGAAAGTCAAAAAAGTATGTAACATGAACGTGGACTCAACCAAAGCCATGGGAAATGGTCCTATTGTTGGTTCAAGTATATCAACAAGCTCCAAACAATACATTGCAAATGGAGGATGCACGAGCAATGACTTCTCATTCCCAACTGGGGGTTTCCCATCTTTGCATTTGCCTGTGGTAGTTGTTGTGAATCCAGAATGCTTATTTGTTAAGATACTTTggaatcaattaaatttttttgtcatatTTCCGTGGTTTAGGCAGTGTTTGATATGccaatacttttattatatggttTACTGATCTAACATGTAATGCTTCTGTCATATCTAGGTAACCAGTCATGAGACAAACCTCATGGCCAGATGTCGAAGAATATATACTCATGCTCACGACTATCATATCAATTCCATATCCAATAACAGGTGCGTATACTTACTTGGCTGAATTTAGCAAACCCTTACGTATGGTAGATTTCTTTTATGTTCATTGGGTTTCCACTTTCTTGGGGCTGAATCttttttgtgcttaatttttttttggggggggggggtggtGTTACACGTATAAAAATTATAGATTGAGAGAAAGTAATAGGAGTTGCTGCTCAACTTTTGAACCTAGAATACTTGGTCTTCTAAGCTTGTTCTTTATTTTATGAAGTACTTATTGTTCCTTTCTTGATTTGCAGTGATGGTGAAACTTTTATTTCGGCAGACGACCTGCGAATCAATCTTTGGAACCTGG
The Gossypium hirsutum isolate 1008001.06 chromosome A07, Gossypium_hirsutum_v2.1, whole genome shotgun sequence genome window above contains:
- the LOC107929896 gene encoding serine/threonine protein phosphatase 2A 55 kDa regulatory subunit B beta isoform isoform X3; the encoded protein is MINGGSETAVAPVGGSQPLDWKFSQVFGERTAGEEIQEVDIISAIEFNRNGDHLATGDRGGRVVLFERTDTQDHVGHRRDLEKMDYPINRHPEFRYKTEFQSHEPEFDYLKSLEIEEKINKIRWCQSSNGALFLLSTNDKTIKLWKVQEKKVKKVCNMNVDSTKAMGNGPIVGSSISTSSKQYIANGGCTSNDFSFPTGGFPSLHLPVVTSHETNLMARCRRIYTHAHDYHINSISNNSDGETFISADDLRINLWNLEISSQSFNIVDVKPANMEDLTEVITSAEFHPTHCNMLAYSSSKGSIRLIDMRQSALCDTHRKLFEGQEAPGSRSFFTEIIASISDIKFAKDGRHILTRDYMTLKLWDINMDSGPVATFQVHEYLRPKLCDLYENDSIFDKFECCLSGNGLRVATGSYSNLFRVFGCSEGSTEATTLEASKNPMRRQGQATSRPSRSLGNLSGVVRRVKGADNSGVDANGNAFDFTSKLLHLAWHPTENSIACAASNSLYMYYA
- the LOC107929896 gene encoding serine/threonine protein phosphatase 2A 55 kDa regulatory subunit B beta isoform isoform X1 is translated as MINGGSETAVAPVGGSQPLDWKFSQVFGERTAGEEIQEVDIISAIEFNRNGDHLATGDRGGRVVLFERTDTQDHVGHRRDLEKMDYPINRHPEFRYKTEFQSHEPEFDYLKSLEIEEKINKIRWCQSSNGALFLLSTNDKTIKLWKVQEKKVKKVCNMNVDSTKAMGNGPIVGSSISTSSKQYIANGGCTSNDFSFPTGGFPSLHLPVVVVVNPECLFVTSHETNLMARCRRIYTHAHDYHINSISNNSDGETFISADDLRINLWNLEISSQSFNIVDVKPANMEDLTEVITSAEFHPTHCNMLAYSSSKGSIRLIDMRQSALCDTHRKLFEGQEAPGSRSFFTEIIASISDIKFAKDGRHILTRDYMTLKLWDINMDSGPVATFQVHEYLRPKLCDLYENDSIFDKFECCLSGNGLRVATGSYSNLFRVFGCSEGSTEATTLEASKNPMRRQGQATSRPSRSLGNLSGVVRRVKGADNSGVDANGNAFDFTSKLLHLAWHPTENSIACAASNSLYMYYA
- the LOC107929896 gene encoding serine/threonine protein phosphatase 2A 55 kDa regulatory subunit B beta isoform isoform X2; protein product: MINGGSETAVAPVGGSQPLDWKFSQVFGERTAGEEIQEVDIISAIEFNRNGDHLATGDRGGRVVLFERTDTQDHVGHRRDLEKMDYPINRHPEFRYKTEFQSHEPEFDYLKSLEIEEKINKIRWCQSSNGALFLLSTNDKTIKLWKVQEKKVKKVCNMNVDSTKAMGNGPIVGSSISTSSKQYIANGGCTSNDFSFPTGGFPSLHLPVVVTSHETNLMARCRRIYTHAHDYHINSISNNSDGETFISADDLRINLWNLEISSQSFNIVDVKPANMEDLTEVITSAEFHPTHCNMLAYSSSKGSIRLIDMRQSALCDTHRKLFEGQEAPGSRSFFTEIIASISDIKFAKDGRHILTRDYMTLKLWDINMDSGPVATFQVHEYLRPKLCDLYENDSIFDKFECCLSGNGLRVATGSYSNLFRVFGCSEGSTEATTLEASKNPMRRQGQATSRPSRSLGNLSGVVRRVKGADNSGVDANGNAFDFTSKLLHLAWHPTENSIACAASNSLYMYYA